One genomic window of Candidatus Kuenenia stuttgartiensis includes the following:
- a CDS encoding chemotaxis protein CheW: protein MEGVLSQQKPAEISSLASHEGKYLTFVLGDEEYGIEILKVREIIGVMAITPVPQSPNYIKGVINLRGKVIPVVDLRLKFGFPEKEHTKETCIVVVEVNNTLTGVIVDTVSEVIDIATEDMEPSPHFGQDIDTDVFLGIAQIKNKVKILLDIDKILRQEEVCMASNFTEIC from the coding sequence ATGGAAGGTGTTCTTAGTCAGCAAAAACCTGCCGAAATTTCCAGTCTGGCTTCTCATGAAGGAAAATATTTAACTTTTGTTCTGGGCGATGAAGAATATGGTATCGAGATTTTAAAAGTAAGGGAAATCATTGGCGTCATGGCAATAACGCCTGTGCCTCAATCGCCAAATTATATTAAGGGCGTAATTAATTTAAGGGGAAAGGTAATTCCCGTAGTTGATTTAAGGTTAAAGTTCGGGTTTCCGGAAAAGGAACACACGAAAGAAACCTGCATTGTTGTGGTGGAAGTAAACAATACCCTTACGGGCGTCATTGTAGACACAGTATCGGAAGTCATTGATATTGCCACAGAAGACATGGAACCTTCTCCGCACTTTGGGCAGGACATAGATACCGATGTTTTTTTAGGCATTGCACAGATAAAAAATAAGGTCAAAATACTACTCGATATTGACAAGATATTACGCCAGGAAGAAGTCTGCATGGCGAGCAATTTTACAGAAATATGTTAA